The Roseococcus microcysteis genome contains a region encoding:
- a CDS encoding GTP cyclohydrolase II encodes MKDRSSMNVVASQPQASLGALTEDVLVLRAVHRAVSELRRGTPVLVHGAEGAMLVAAAETVGAQGLGEMARASARPPVLLLAPVRAAALLQRPVPLDAPEAGAVALRLPSGLMDPARLRAFADPTADQLLGAEGQQLDRAATPPLAPAALALAKLGRLLPALVAVPLDRVVTSVPGLIGIAAEEILAYPHTAATTLRAVGEARVPLEDAKDTRIIAFRAADGGIEHLAMLVGNPEAVLAGGGAPLARLHSECFTGDLLGSLRCDCGPQLKGALRRMAEEGAGVLIYLAQEGRGIGLVNKLRAYTLQDQGLDTLDANRALGYGADERNFLVAATMLRALGIPRVRLLTNNPDKLAGLAACGIEVQAREEHAFAGNGVNDGYLATKAQRFGHMLPD; translated from the coding sequence ATGAAGGATCGCTCGTCCATGAATGTCGTCGCTTCGCAACCGCAGGCTTCCCTTGGTGCGCTGACGGAGGATGTCCTGGTGCTGCGGGCGGTTCATCGCGCCGTGTCCGAACTCCGCCGCGGCACGCCCGTTCTTGTCCATGGGGCCGAGGGGGCCATGCTGGTGGCGGCGGCCGAAACGGTCGGCGCGCAGGGCCTGGGCGAGATGGCGCGTGCCTCCGCGCGCCCGCCCGTGCTGCTGCTGGCCCCCGTGCGCGCGGCCGCGCTGTTGCAGCGCCCCGTGCCGCTCGACGCGCCCGAGGCGGGTGCCGTGGCGCTGCGCCTGCCCTCCGGGCTGATGGACCCCGCCCGGCTGCGCGCCTTCGCCGACCCCACCGCGGACCAGCTCCTGGGCGCCGAGGGCCAGCAGCTCGACCGCGCGGCCACGCCGCCCCTGGCCCCCGCCGCCTTGGCGCTGGCGAAGCTGGGGCGCCTGCTCCCCGCGCTGGTGGCGGTGCCGCTGGACCGTGTGGTCACCTCCGTGCCGGGCCTGATCGGCATCGCGGCCGAGGAGATCCTGGCCTACCCCCACACCGCCGCCACCACGCTGCGCGCGGTGGGCGAGGCGCGGGTGCCGCTGGAGGATGCGAAGGACACGCGAATCATCGCCTTCCGCGCCGCCGATGGCGGGATCGAGCACCTGGCCATGCTGGTGGGCAACCCCGAGGCGGTGCTGGCCGGCGGCGGGGCGCCCCTGGCGCGGCTGCATTCGGAATGCTTCACCGGGGACCTGCTGGGCTCGTTGCGCTGCGATTGCGGCCCGCAGCTGAAGGGCGCGCTGCGCCGCATGGCCGAGGAAGGTGCGGGCGTGCTGATCTATCTGGCGCAGGAGGGGCGGGGCATCGGCCTCGTCAACAAGCTGCGCGCCTACACGCTCCAGGACCAGGGGCTGGACACGCTCGATGCCAACCGTGCCCTGGGCTATGGCGCGGATGAGCGGAACTTCCTGGTCGCGGCCACCATGTTGCGCGCCTTGGGCATTCCGCGCGTGCGGCTGCTGACGAACAACCCCGACAAGCTGGCGGGCCTCGCCGCCTGCGGCATCGAGGTGCAGGCCCGCGAGGAACACGCCTTCGCCGGCAATGGCGTGAATGACGGCTACCTGGCCACCAAGGCGCAGCGCTTCGGGCATATGCTGCCGGATTGA